A genomic window from Periophthalmus magnuspinnatus isolate fPerMag1 chromosome 16, fPerMag1.2.pri, whole genome shotgun sequence includes:
- the fhl3a gene encoding four and a half LIM domains protein 3: protein MADRFDCDNCKESLYGRKYIQSDDSPYCIPCYDSLFSNTCDECKELIGHDARELFYEDRHYHEHCFRCFRCDRSLADEPFTSQDDALLCNDCYCNEFSSKCVACDKIVMPGSRKLEYGGSTWHEGCFICHSCEQPIGSKSFIPDKDEHYCVPCYEDKFAPRCTRCKKTLAKGGVTYRDEPWHKECFVCTSCKTQLAGQHFTSRDDSPYCLKCFGSLYAKKCEACSKPITGFGGGKYISFEDRQWHQPCFTCSQCSVSLVGAGFFPDGEKILCRECHTNL, encoded by the exons ATGGCAGACCGCTTCGACTGTGACAACTGTAAGGAATCCCTGTACGGCCGGAAGTACATCCAGTCGGACGACAGCCCCTACTGCATCCCCTGCTATGACAGCCTCTTTTCCAACACATGTGACGAGTGCAAGGAGCTGATCGGCCATGATGCTCGG GAGCTGTTCTATGAGGACCGGCACTACCACGAGCACTGCTTCCGCTGTTTCCGCTGTGACCGCTCTTTGGCTGACGAGCCCTTCACCAGCCAGGACGACGCCCTGCTGTGCAACGACTGCTACTGCAACGAGTTCTCCTCCAAGTGTGTGGCCTGCGACAAGATCGTCATGCCTG gctCGAGGAAGCTGGAATATGGCGGCTCCACATGGCATGAGGGCTGCTTCATCTGCCACAGTTGTGAACAGCCCATTGGCTCCAAATCCTTTATCCCAGACAAAGATGAGCACTACTGTGTCCCCTGCTACGAGGACAAGTTCGCCCCTCGCTGTACACGCTGTAAAAAG acCCTAGCTAAAGGTGGAGTAACCTACCGGGATGAGCCATGGCATAAGGAGTGTTTTGTGTGCACGAGCTGTAAGACCCAGCTGGCCGGTCAGCACTTCACCTCCAGAGATGACAGCCCCTACTGCCTCAAGTGCTTTGGCAGCCTGTACGCCAAGAAGTGTGAGGCCTGCTCCAAGCCCATCACAG GTTTTGGAGGAGGGAAGTACATTTCCTTTGAGGACCGCCAGTGGCACCAGCCCTGCTTCACCTGCAGCCAATGCTCCGTCTCCCTGGTGGGGGCAGGCTTCTTTCCGGACGGGGAAAAGATCTTATGCCGTGAATGCCACACCAATCTATAA